From Flavobacteriales bacterium, the proteins below share one genomic window:
- a CDS encoding isoprenyl transferase — MTELDNNIDKKNVPKHVAVIMDGNGRWAKKQGMKRIFGHKNGVKAVRETIETAAKLGIRYLTMYAFSTENWNRPKLEVNALMDLLVNTLQKELPTLQKNNIRLETIGNTEDLPTNCRKNLQDVIEKTKDNEQLTVVLALSYSARWETAQVLKKLALDIKEENIHPDEINEETFRKYSNTKNYPDPELLIRTSGEQRLSNFLLWQLAYSEFIFVEKLWPEFRGEDLIACIERYQNRERRFGKTSEQIN; from the coding sequence ATGACAGAATTAGATAACAATATAGATAAAAAGAACGTTCCTAAACACGTTGCCGTTATAATGGACGGAAATGGTCGATGGGCCAAAAAACAAGGAATGAAAAGGATTTTTGGACACAAAAACGGCGTTAAAGCAGTGAGAGAAACCATTGAAACGGCTGCCAAGTTAGGAATCCGATATTTGACTATGTACGCTTTTTCTACAGAGAATTGGAATCGTCCAAAGCTTGAGGTAAACGCATTAATGGATTTATTAGTCAATACACTTCAAAAAGAATTACCGACGCTTCAAAAGAACAATATTCGTTTAGAAACTATTGGTAATACAGAAGATTTACCCACAAACTGTAGAAAAAATCTACAAGATGTTATCGAAAAAACAAAAGACAACGAGCAACTTACCGTAGTGCTAGCACTAAGTTATAGTGCCCGATGGGAAACCGCTCAAGTACTTAAAAAACTGGCTTTGGATATCAAAGAAGAAAATATCCATCCAGATGAAATAAACGAAGAAACTTTTAGAAAGTATTCAAACACCAAAAATTATCCAGATCCCGAGTTACTTATTCGCACAAGTGGAGAACAAAGACTGAGCAATTTCTTGCTTTGGCAACTTGCTTACAGTGAATTTATTTTTGTAGAAAAACTCTGGCCAGAATTTCGTGGCGAAGACCTCATTGCCTGTATCGAAAGGTATCAAAACAGAGAAAGAAGATTTGGAAAAACCAGTGAACAGATAAATTAA
- the bamA gene encoding outer membrane protein assembly factor BamA produces the protein MWAQIDLGNNQININFEAPKEYTIGSIEVTGENNLDKNSVLLLAGLEVGDKIKVPGDETKNLVRKFWEQGLFSDVRLLATKIEENFIFLELSLDELPKVSKFSFPGRTDNEVKKLKEKLQLYRGKTITKDMLRTAKISINKYYIAKGFYDVETNIEVSDDEDMRNGKILDFNINKNKRIKVASISFEGNEAFSDGKLRRKMKETKTKKFYRLFKASKFIEKNYEEDKKAIIDAYNAKGFRDAKITKESITRNDKGRIVINMDINEGKKYYFRNIKWIGNTKYTSEKLTQVLGIKAGDIYDEKLLNERLEFSFSSTDIKSLYMNDGYLFFNIQPVEVLVENDSIDLEMRIVEGQQAFIRNVIVKGNTKTRDAVVYRELRTKPGQLFRRSDIIRTQEELSRLRYFNPQKMGIQPIPDPATGMVDIEYDLQEMSADQIQLQGAWGGSNQFLGTLALSLNNFSLRKFFDKDAWKPTPSGDGQKLNLNATSNGSFYQSYGISFTEPWLGGKKPNSLTVGLNHTVFTQGENGKLITNRGFVSLGKRLRWPDDFFTLTHSLTLQRYSLNNWSYEIVDGFRDGVSHNFNYRIGLSRSSVFDPFFPTSGSTFSISGEFTPPYSLINGKDYKNLEPKERFKWLEYYKLRFSADWYTNIVGKLVLRTHFETGSLAPYNSETGLTPFERFHIGGDGLQAGGRFDGSEVIALRGYGNSEANPKATSQEASGAYVKYFIEARYPFMKSAQTTIYGQVFAEAGNGFADFSQFDSFVTKRSAGVGFRVIMPMLGILGVDFAYGFDPIYGKKTPSGWQTHFILGQRF, from the coding sequence ATGTGGGCACAAATTGACCTTGGAAATAACCAAATCAATATCAATTTTGAAGCCCCAAAAGAATATACCATAGGAAGCATTGAAGTAACAGGAGAAAACAACCTTGATAAAAACTCGGTTTTACTACTTGCAGGACTAGAAGTGGGTGATAAAATTAAGGTTCCTGGAGATGAAACCAAAAATTTGGTAAGAAAATTTTGGGAACAAGGACTCTTTTCCGATGTCAGACTACTGGCTACAAAAATTGAAGAAAACTTTATCTTTTTGGAGTTGTCGTTAGATGAACTTCCAAAAGTTTCGAAATTCTCTTTTCCTGGTAGAACCGATAATGAGGTGAAGAAACTGAAAGAAAAACTACAGCTTTACCGAGGTAAAACCATTACCAAGGATATGCTAAGAACTGCCAAAATAAGTATTAATAAATACTATATTGCCAAAGGTTTTTATGATGTTGAAACGAATATCGAAGTAAGTGATGACGAAGATATGCGAAACGGAAAAATCCTAGATTTTAATATCAATAAAAACAAAAGAATAAAAGTTGCCTCGATTAGTTTTGAGGGTAATGAAGCATTTTCTGATGGTAAACTCCGTAGGAAAATGAAAGAAACAAAAACCAAGAAATTTTACCGACTGTTTAAGGCTTCAAAATTTATTGAGAAAAACTACGAAGAAGATAAAAAAGCCATAATAGATGCATACAATGCAAAAGGGTTTCGAGATGCCAAAATAACCAAAGAAAGTATTACCAGAAACGACAAAGGGAGAATTGTAATCAATATGGATATTAATGAAGGGAAGAAATACTACTTTAGAAATATCAAATGGATTGGAAATACAAAATACACTTCCGAAAAATTAACACAAGTATTGGGGATCAAGGCAGGAGATATTTATGACGAAAAACTCCTCAATGAACGATTAGAGTTTAGTTTTTCTTCAACAGATATCAAGTCACTCTATATGAATGATGGATACCTTTTCTTTAATATTCAACCCGTAGAAGTATTGGTAGAAAATGACTCTATAGATCTTGAAATGCGTATTGTAGAAGGTCAACAAGCCTTTATTAGAAACGTCATTGTAAAAGGAAATACAAAAACAAGAGATGCCGTTGTTTACCGAGAACTGAGAACCAAGCCAGGACAGCTTTTCCGTCGCTCTGATATCATTAGAACCCAAGAAGAACTTTCTAGATTGAGGTATTTTAATCCGCAGAAAATGGGAATTCAGCCTATCCCAGATCCTGCCACAGGAATGGTAGATATAGAATATGATCTTCAAGAAATGTCGGCAGATCAAATACAACTTCAAGGAGCTTGGGGAGGTTCAAACCAATTCTTAGGAACTTTGGCATTGAGTTTAAATAATTTCTCGCTGAGAAAATTCTTTGATAAAGATGCATGGAAACCTACACCTAGTGGAGATGGACAAAAACTTAATTTGAATGCTACTTCAAACGGTTCTTTCTACCAGAGTTATGGAATTTCTTTTACAGAACCATGGCTGGGAGGTAAAAAACCAAACTCACTTACTGTAGGGCTCAATCATACTGTATTTACCCAAGGCGAGAATGGTAAATTAATTACCAATAGAGGTTTTGTATCCCTAGGAAAAAGATTGCGTTGGCCAGATGACTTTTTTACACTTACCCACAGCCTTACTTTACAAAGATATAGCCTCAATAACTGGTCTTACGAAATTGTAGATGGATTTAGAGATGGAGTTTCTCATAACTTCAATTACAGAATTGGACTTTCACGTAGTTCGGTCTTTGATCCTTTCTTCCCAACATCGGGTTCTACTTTTAGTATTTCTGGAGAATTTACCCCTCCATATTCACTTATAAATGGTAAAGATTATAAAAACCTAGAACCAAAAGAGCGTTTTAAGTGGTTAGAATACTATAAACTAAGATTCTCTGCAGACTGGTACACAAATATCGTTGGAAAACTTGTTCTTAGAACCCACTTTGAAACAGGATCTCTTGCACCTTATAATTCTGAAACAGGATTAACACCTTTTGAACGTTTCCATATTGGAGGAGACGGACTACAAGCAGGAGGGCGTTTTGATGGGTCTGAAGTAATTGCATTAAGAGGATACGGAAACTCTGAAGCAAACCCTAAAGCTACCTCACAAGAAGCCTCTGGAGCTTATGTGAAGTACTTTATAGAAGCACGATACCCATTTATGAAAAGTGCTCAAACCACCATTTATGGTCAAGTATTTGCAGAAGCAGGTAATGGATTCGCAGATTTCTCTCAGTTTGACTCTTTTGTTACCAAAAGATCTGCCGGTGTAGGATTCCGTGTAATTATGCCAATGCTGGGAATTCTAGGAGTTGATTTTGCTTATGGATTCGACCCAATTTACGGGAAGAAAACACCTAGCGGATGGCAAACACACTTTATTTTAGGACAACGTTTTTAA
- a CDS encoding OmpH family outer membrane protein → MKKLIFILTLFLGFNMANAQKFCYVDSKYILSEIPEYNIALEKIDELSAKWQKEIEEEQIAIDKMFEMYQAEQALLTPDLKLSREDEIIKKERKLKDLKRKYFGPNGKLFEKQKSYLQPIQEKVQAAINEYAQKKRYAIVFDKAGELVMLYSDPKFDVSDEILNKLGY, encoded by the coding sequence ATGAAAAAACTTATTTTTATTCTGACACTTTTTTTAGGATTCAATATGGCAAATGCTCAAAAGTTTTGCTACGTAGATTCTAAATACATTCTTAGTGAAATTCCTGAGTATAATATTGCCTTAGAGAAAATAGATGAACTCTCTGCCAAATGGCAAAAGGAAATAGAAGAAGAACAAATCGCAATTGATAAAATGTTTGAAATGTATCAAGCAGAACAAGCATTGCTTACTCCAGACTTAAAATTATCTCGTGAAGATGAGATCATTAAAAAAGAAAGAAAGTTAAAAGACCTTAAAAGAAAATATTTTGGTCCTAATGGTAAGCTTTTTGAAAAACAAAAGAGCTACTTACAACCAATTCAAGAAAAAGTTCAAGCTGCAATTAATGAATATGCTCAAAAGAAACGCTACGCAATAGTATTTGACAAAGCAGGTGAATTAGTGATGCTTTATTCAGACCCTAAATTTGATGTAAGCGATGAAATTTTGAATAAATTAGGTTATTAA
- a CDS encoding OmpH family outer membrane protein, with translation MKRLLTVLMVCATVLVAQAQEKIGYINSSEILEMLPETASARKKVEAVTKKKQTQLKSLENELKSKYDAFNAEAATMTESVATSRKSEILTLEKKIKAFYEESQKTLMKAETDALKPLIEKVQKAINAVAKGEGYTYIIDMAVSNGFIVFAAKKKDVTPSVKKQLGL, from the coding sequence ATGAAAAGACTTTTGACAGTACTTATGGTTTGCGCAACAGTTTTAGTTGCTCAAGCACAAGAAAAAATCGGATATATCAATTCATCAGAAATTTTGGAAATGCTTCCAGAAACAGCATCTGCACGTAAAAAAGTAGAAGCAGTTACTAAGAAAAAGCAAACTCAGCTAAAATCGCTTGAGAACGAATTGAAATCTAAATATGATGCTTTTAACGCAGAAGCTGCAACCATGACTGAATCTGTTGCAACATCTCGTAAATCTGAAATATTAACTTTAGAGAAGAAAATTAAAGCGTTCTACGAAGAGTCACAAAAAACACTGATGAAAGCAGAAACAGATGCTCTAAAACCACTTATTGAGAAGGTTCAAAAGGCAATAAATGCAGTAGCCAAAGGAGAAGGTTATACTTATATTATTGACATGGCAGTTTCTAACGGATTCATTGTATTTGCAGCCAAAAAGAAAGATGTTACACCAAGTGTAAAGAAGCAGTTAGGACTTTAG
- the rnr gene encoding ribonuclease R, whose protein sequence is MSKKRNNIRGKRLVQKKKVPHLDRKIIAFLHDNPEPHTPKEIFNALKLKTKDLKHQVVQILRNFLAEEIIQEVGHGSYALKNSKQTLIGNIQINPSGSGYFLMEENDDIFVSRKNTAHALNNDLVELLLIPNKRGKKQEGQVLRIIERNKTSYIGVVQKQGKNAFIQTKNVGKDFFVPQKNLQDAKEGDRVEVIMTSWPLDAKNPFGKVVKNFGKVGSIESEVQGTLAEFGLPYEFPPEVEKEAKRFSDQLTKEDLAERRDFRGTPTFTIDPVDAKDFDDALSVKKIAEDLWEIGVHIADVSYYLDQSEILDKEAQSRATSIYLVDRVVPMLPEVLSNGLCSLRPHEVKRTYSVVFHINERATIKDVWIGRTIIESNHRFTYEEAQEIIETQQGPYGEEILLLDNLAKKFRKKRTSSGAIAFDKEEIRFKLDDEKNPIGVYFKISKDANKLIEEFMLLANKKVGESIGKVSSKRQARTFVYRIHDRPDIEKLEKFKSFVTQMGFEFNLDNPNLNEEINRVLAEAYETPFGEMVELLAMRSMSKAKYSTNNIGHYGLGFKHYSHFTSPIRRYPDVMAHRLLTHYAKGGDNANPVMYEGLCKHSSDMEKLATDAERSSIKFMQVKLMSEHVGESFEATVSGVTERGIYAEIIDNHCEGMIRISSIESDFYMAFPKQYMIKGVNSGRVIKFGDKIKVKITHTDLVKKHIDMVLVE, encoded by the coding sequence ATGTCAAAAAAGAGAAATAATATACGAGGTAAACGCCTTGTTCAGAAGAAGAAAGTTCCACATTTGGATCGTAAAATAATTGCCTTTCTTCACGATAATCCAGAGCCACATACTCCCAAAGAAATTTTTAACGCCTTAAAACTTAAAACCAAAGACTTGAAACACCAAGTGGTTCAAATTTTGAGAAACTTTTTGGCGGAAGAAATCATTCAAGAAGTAGGGCACGGAAGCTATGCACTAAAAAATAGTAAGCAGACTCTTATTGGAAATATCCAGATAAATCCATCGGGTTCGGGGTATTTTTTAATGGAAGAAAACGATGATATTTTTGTTTCTAGAAAAAATACTGCTCATGCACTCAATAATGATTTGGTAGAGCTTCTTTTAATTCCTAATAAAAGAGGAAAAAAGCAAGAAGGTCAGGTTCTCAGAATTATTGAAAGAAATAAAACAAGCTATATTGGAGTTGTTCAAAAACAAGGAAAAAATGCTTTTATCCAGACAAAAAATGTAGGGAAAGATTTCTTTGTTCCTCAAAAAAATCTCCAAGATGCTAAAGAAGGTGACCGAGTGGAAGTAATAATGACCTCTTGGCCTTTGGATGCCAAAAACCCTTTTGGGAAAGTAGTTAAAAATTTCGGAAAAGTAGGTAGTATAGAATCAGAAGTACAAGGAACATTAGCAGAGTTTGGTTTGCCTTATGAGTTTCCTCCTGAAGTAGAAAAAGAAGCCAAAAGATTTAGTGATCAACTTACCAAAGAAGACCTAGCAGAGCGAAGGGATTTTAGAGGAACACCCACATTTACCATAGACCCTGTGGATGCCAAAGATTTTGATGATGCCCTTTCTGTAAAGAAAATTGCGGAAGATCTTTGGGAAATAGGTGTGCATATTGCCGATGTAAGTTACTACCTTGATCAATCTGAAATATTGGATAAAGAAGCGCAATCTAGAGCCACTTCTATCTATTTGGTAGATCGAGTAGTTCCTATGCTTCCAGAGGTGCTTTCAAACGGTTTGTGCTCTCTGAGACCCCATGAGGTAAAAAGAACTTATTCTGTGGTTTTTCACATTAATGAAAGAGCCACTATAAAAGATGTTTGGATAGGAAGAACGATCATAGAATCAAACCATCGTTTTACTTATGAAGAAGCTCAAGAAATAATAGAAACCCAGCAAGGACCTTACGGAGAAGAAATTTTATTGTTAGATAATTTGGCGAAAAAATTCCGAAAGAAAAGAACCAGTTCTGGAGCTATTGCTTTTGATAAAGAAGAAATTCGCTTTAAACTGGATGATGAGAAAAACCCCATCGGAGTCTATTTCAAGATTTCAAAAGATGCCAATAAATTGATTGAAGAATTCATGCTTTTGGCAAACAAAAAGGTGGGAGAAAGTATCGGAAAAGTGAGCTCCAAAAGACAAGCTCGAACTTTTGTTTACAGAATTCACGATCGACCAGACATCGAAAAACTAGAAAAATTTAAAAGTTTTGTTACCCAAATGGGATTTGAGTTTAATCTCGATAATCCAAATCTCAACGAAGAAATAAACAGAGTATTGGCAGAAGCTTACGAAACTCCTTTTGGAGAAATGGTAGAACTTTTGGCAATGCGAAGCATGAGTAAAGCCAAATACAGTACCAATAATATTGGACATTATGGACTCGGTTTTAAGCATTATAGTCATTTCACTTCACCCATTAGACGATACCCCGATGTAATGGCACATCGTTTATTAACACATTATGCAAAAGGAGGCGATAACGCAAATCCTGTAATGTATGAAGGACTTTGTAAACATAGTTCGGATATGGAAAAACTTGCCACAGATGCTGAGCGTAGCTCCATCAAGTTTATGCAGGTAAAACTGATGTCTGAACACGTAGGAGAAAGTTTTGAAGCAACAGTAAGTGGTGTAACAGAAAGAGGGATTTATGCAGAAATTATCGACAATCATTGTGAAGGAATGATTAGAATCTCTAGTATTGAATCAGACTTCTATATGGCATTTCCTAAACAGTATATGATTAAAGGAGTAAACTCGGGGCGTGTGATCAAATTTGGAGACAAAATAAAAGTAAAAATCACCCATACAGATCTTGTTAAAAAGCATATTGATATGGTGCTAGTGGAGTAG
- a CDS encoding zinc-dependent peptidase, whose translation MIFIYLPFFAFVAYLIYYFYQNRWKTPKHPMNLDDIAILEDKVPFYQELKEEDQIHFEFKVLEFLLNTRIEGVKTKVERTDELLIAASAIIPIFNFKKWRYDNLTEVLLYPSGFDGDFKFKNQGTRILGMVGSGFMEGKMILSKKALYHGFQNETDKHNTAIHEFVHLLDKADGNIDGIPAVFLEKQYILPWMTMVLTKISEIRKKEHKDINPYGATNQAEFFAVISTYFFEQPQLLKRKHPELYKILCEIFDH comes from the coding sequence ATGATTTTTATATATCTACCTTTTTTTGCCTTTGTGGCATATTTGATTTATTATTTCTATCAAAATCGTTGGAAAACACCAAAGCATCCAATGAATCTTGATGATATTGCTATTTTGGAAGATAAAGTTCCTTTTTATCAAGAACTTAAAGAGGAGGATCAAATACATTTTGAATTTAAAGTATTGGAGTTTTTACTCAATACCCGAATAGAAGGAGTGAAAACTAAGGTAGAAAGAACTGATGAATTATTGATTGCAGCTTCGGCAATTATTCCCATATTTAATTTTAAAAAATGGCGTTATGACAACCTTACGGAAGTCTTGCTGTATCCTTCTGGTTTTGATGGTGATTTTAAGTTCAAAAACCAAGGAACACGCATTTTAGGAATGGTGGGTAGCGGTTTTATGGAAGGAAAAATGATTTTATCTAAAAAAGCCTTATACCACGGTTTTCAAAATGAAACAGACAAACACAATACTGCCATTCATGAGTTTGTTCACTTGCTTGACAAAGCAGACGGAAATATCGATGGAATTCCTGCTGTTTTTCTCGAAAAACAATATATTTTACCATGGATGACCATGGTTTTGACCAAGATATCTGAGATTCGTAAAAAGGAACATAAGGACATTAACCCTTATGGAGCGACGAACCAAGCAGAGTTTTTTGCAGTGATTTCTACTTATTTTTTTGAACAACCACAACTTTTGAAAAGAAAACACCCAGAATTATATAAAATTCTTTGTGAAATATTTGATCATTAA
- a CDS encoding uroporphyrinogen-III synthase has product MSNKLPVKSILVSQPQPKQENSPFYDLASKQDVKIDFRSFIHVEGVDASEVRKSKINLESFSAIILTSKNAVDHFFRICKEMRYEVPSSTKYFCISEAVALYLQKYVVYRKRKIYFGKHTFRDLIDVLAKNKEEKYLLPSSDLLKPVIPQLLDKNGIDYTRGIFYRTVCSDLSDLENVYYDILVFYSPSGIKSLFQNFPDFKQNKTRIATFGKTTANAAKDFDLDINIEVPSPETPSMTMALEKYIKEANK; this is encoded by the coding sequence GTGAGTAATAAGTTACCTGTAAAATCGATATTGGTTTCTCAACCACAACCAAAACAAGAGAATTCCCCTTTTTATGATTTAGCTTCAAAACAAGATGTTAAAATAGACTTTAGGTCATTTATTCATGTGGAGGGTGTAGATGCATCAGAAGTTCGCAAGAGTAAAATAAACTTAGAAAGTTTCTCTGCTATTATTTTGACTTCAAAAAACGCTGTTGATCATTTCTTTAGAATCTGTAAAGAAATGCGTTATGAAGTGCCAAGCTCTACAAAATACTTTTGTATTTCTGAAGCTGTTGCTTTATACCTTCAGAAATATGTTGTTTATAGAAAAAGAAAAATCTATTTCGGAAAGCATACCTTCAGAGATTTAATTGATGTTTTGGCAAAAAATAAAGAGGAGAAATACCTATTGCCATCATCAGATCTATTGAAGCCAGTTATCCCTCAATTGTTAGACAAGAATGGGATAGACTATACACGAGGAATTTTCTATCGTACTGTATGTAGTGACCTTTCAGATCTTGAAAATGTGTACTATGATATTTTAGTATTCTATTCACCATCAGGAATTAAATCACTTTTCCAAAATTTCCCAGATTTTAAGCAAAACAAAACAAGAATTGCCACCTTTGGGAAAACTACTGCAAACGCTGCAAAAGATTTTGATTTAGACATCAATATAGAAGTGCCTTCTCCAGAAACACCATCTATGACAATGGCATTGGAAAAGTATATTAAAGAAGCAAATAAATAA
- a CDS encoding 2-C-methyl-D-erythritol 4-phosphate cytidylyltransferase: MNKRIFALIVVAGGKGLRMGTELPKQFLEINGKPVLHYTLEAFLGFSQEKFDLITYLVLPKEHEDYWNKISTNWKYKKQVQIIFGGKERFFSVQNAIKQIEKADIVAVHDGVRPVLEADFLERIFKVNCQKIGKVPVVPLVDSIREYQEDGSTISVERKNYCAVQTPQIFPFKILREAYTQEFSNQFTDDASVVEAMGHQVDTFEGSINNKKVTHPKDLKIIKELL, translated from the coding sequence ATGAATAAAAGGATATTTGCCTTAATTGTTGTTGCCGGAGGAAAAGGCTTGAGAATGGGAACCGAACTTCCAAAGCAATTTTTGGAAATAAACGGAAAACCTGTTTTGCATTATACTCTTGAGGCATTTTTGGGTTTTTCTCAAGAAAAATTTGATCTAATAACTTATTTGGTACTTCCTAAAGAACACGAAGACTACTGGAATAAAATCTCCACAAATTGGAAATACAAAAAACAAGTTCAAATTATCTTTGGAGGAAAGGAACGTTTTTTTTCTGTCCAAAATGCTATAAAACAAATAGAAAAAGCAGATATTGTAGCTGTTCATGATGGTGTAAGACCTGTACTGGAAGCAGATTTTTTGGAGCGAATTTTTAAGGTAAATTGCCAAAAAATAGGAAAAGTTCCCGTAGTTCCTTTAGTCGATTCTATTCGGGAATACCAAGAAGATGGGAGCACTATTTCGGTGGAGCGAAAAAACTATTGTGCCGTGCAAACACCACAGATTTTTCCTTTCAAAATTTTAAGAGAAGCCTATACACAAGAGTTCAGTAATCAGTTTACGGATGATGCCTCGGTTGTAGAAGCTATGGGACATCAGGTAGATACTTTTGAAGGATCTATTAATAACAAGAAAGTAACACATCCAAAAGATCTCAAAATTATTAAAGAATTATTGTAG
- the murD gene encoding UDP-N-acetylmuramoyl-L-alanine--D-glutamate ligase, with amino-acid sequence MSQKIVVLGAGISGVGACVLAKKNRADIFLSDYAKISEEDKKKLIELGVDFEEDGHTESKILEADLIIKSPGIPEKASIIQTIRKKNIPLISEIEYAFRYKGDAKIISITGSNGKTTTATLMYETLKNAHKNVALAGNIGFSFAEKVAEGKTDWFVLEVSSFQLDDCKDFKPEFSLILNITPDHLDRYPSFEDYAESKWKSAENQDERDYCIAWAEDEFTHQLSPKTQAQRMFFSTENNQSEAYITPNGFRIENWDFQKELCSLKGLHNLKNMMAVGLVAHILGLNEAQVKESFANFESVEHRLEKVAEINEVSYINDSKATNVDATQYALGAIDSGIIWLAGGVDKGNDYSLLEKYLQRIKALIAIGPYADKLEKAFKNKITIFHTVEDMEQAVRLAGQLAEEKDTVLLSPACASFDLFKNYEHRGKVFKEEVLKQKISNE; translated from the coding sequence ATGAGTCAAAAAATAGTTGTTTTAGGTGCTGGAATTAGCGGTGTGGGAGCCTGTGTTTTAGCAAAAAAAAATAGAGCGGATATTTTCCTTTCAGATTACGCTAAAATATCAGAAGAAGATAAAAAAAAGCTTATTGAATTGGGAGTAGACTTTGAAGAAGACGGACATACCGAAAGTAAAATTCTCGAAGCCGATTTGATCATAAAAAGCCCTGGAATCCCTGAAAAAGCATCCATTATTCAGACAATTAGGAAAAAAAATATTCCCCTAATTTCTGAAATAGAATATGCTTTTAGGTATAAAGGAGACGCTAAGATAATTTCTATCACAGGAAGCAACGGAAAAACCACGACTGCCACCTTGATGTATGAAACCTTAAAGAACGCTCATAAAAATGTAGCTTTAGCTGGAAATATCGGTTTTAGTTTTGCAGAGAAAGTAGCCGAAGGAAAAACCGATTGGTTTGTTTTAGAAGTAAGTAGTTTTCAGTTAGATGATTGCAAGGATTTTAAACCCGAGTTTTCACTCATTCTAAATATCACACCAGATCATTTGGATCGGTACCCAAGCTTTGAGGACTATGCAGAATCCAAATGGAAATCTGCCGAAAATCAAGATGAAAGGGACTATTGTATCGCATGGGCAGAAGATGAATTTACCCATCAATTGAGCCCTAAAACACAAGCTCAAAGAATGTTTTTTTCCACAGAGAACAATCAATCTGAAGCTTATATAACCCCTAATGGTTTTAGAATAGAAAATTGGGATTTTCAAAAAGAACTGTGCAGTCTAAAAGGTTTGCATAATCTTAAAAATATGATGGCTGTAGGCTTAGTTGCCCATATTTTAGGACTCAATGAAGCACAAGTAAAAGAAAGCTTTGCTAATTTTGAATCCGTAGAGCACAGACTGGAAAAAGTAGCCGAAATAAACGAAGTTAGCTATATAAATGACTCAAAAGCTACCAATGTGGATGCCACACAATATGCACTGGGAGCAATAGATTCTGGAATTATTTGGCTGGCTGGCGGTGTAGATAAAGGAAACGATTATTCTTTATTGGAAAAATATTTACAAAGAATCAAGGCACTGATTGCTATTGGGCCTTATGCAGATAAATTAGAAAAAGCTTTTAAAAACAAAATAACCATTTTCCATACAGTAGAAGATATGGAACAGGCAGTTAGACTGGCTGGTCAATTGGCGGAAGAAAAAGATACCGTTTTATTGTCTCCTGCTTGTGCAAGTTTTGATTTGTTTAAAAATTATGAGCACCGTGGAAAAGTGTTTAAAGAAGAAGTATTAAAACAGAAAATCTCAAATGAATAA